In a single window of the Gossypium hirsutum isolate 1008001.06 chromosome A13, Gossypium_hirsutum_v2.1, whole genome shotgun sequence genome:
- the LOC107952009 gene encoding probable transcription factor At3g04930, with translation MASEQYGAVFEESQDDDEEPSSSGNDDVLNGNDEEDEELLEEEEEEDFNSPSLLPQPIAAVVPSASIPAVPLAVPSSTVVTVASVPLRGSTPDSKRQRIDSAVSEKKPPPPQQFDESRRLFQRLWTDEDEIELLKGFLDYTTSKTNSNSSHHHHHDTALFYDLIKSKLQLDFNKNQLVEKLRRLKKKYRNVMNKINSGKEFSFKSPHDQATFEISRKIWSSSVGKVEDNVLDYDENNITPTPTPTTTNINFLDECGEKKNLTPKSAANKRRSKSKGGKLEEKRVLNDGFVISNNNFNNRSDHDQGNVEGLGGGGGGSGAGGERGNLTAVVEETVKSCLTPVFKELLGSLIGGGGGGGRGISGMAMNAMPLSFGGTLNFGSGGGGNVEFMDERWRKQQILELEVYSKRLELVQDQIKVALEELRSIGG, from the coding sequence ATGGCTTCCGAGCAGTACGGTGCCGTTTTTGAGGAATCTCAGGACGACGACGAGGAACCCTCTTCCTCCGGTAACGACGACGTGCTCAACGGTAACGACGAAGAGGACGAGGAGTTgttagaagaagaagaggaagaagatttTAATTCCCCCTCTTTACTACCTCAACCGATTGCCGCAGTCGTACCCTCCGCCTCAATCCCCGCCGTTCCTCTTGCCGTTCCTTCATCCACCGTCGTGACCGTCGCTTCTGTTCCTCTCAGGGGTTCGACTCCCGACTCTAAACGCCAACGGATTGATTCCGCCGTCTCCGAGAAAAAACCTCCTCCGCCGCAACAATTCGACGAATCGCGGCGGTTATTTCAACGTTTATGGACTGATGAAGACGAGATCGAGCTTCTCAAAGGATTTCTCGATTACACGACTTCGAAAACCAACTCTAATTCTTCTCACCATCACCATCACGATACGGCGTTGTTTTACGATCTAATCAAATCGAAACTCCAGCTCGATTTCAACAAGAATCAGTTAGTCGAGAAGCTTCGAAGATTGAAGAAGAAATATAGGAACGTGATGAATAAGATCAATTCGGGTAAAGAATTTTCCTTCAAAAGCCCTCATGATCAAGCTACTTTTGAAATTTCTAGAAAGATCTGGAGTAGTAGTGTTGGCAAAGTAGAAGATAATGTTTTAGATTATGATGAAAATAATATTACTCCTACTCCTACTCCTACTACTACTAACATCAATTTTCTCGATGAATGTGGGGAGAAAAAGAATCTTACTCCAAAATCCGCAGCCAATAAGAGAAGGTCAAAGAGTAAAGGAGGGAAACTGGAAGAGAAAAGAGTTTTAAATGATGGGTTTGTGATTTctaacaataattttaataataggAGTGATCATGACCAGGGTAATGTGGAAGGACTGGGTGGTGGTGGCGGTGGCAGTGGTGCTGGAGGAGAAAGAGGAAACCTGACAGCAGTAGTAGAGGAGACGGTGAAGAGTTGTTTAACACCCGTGTTTAAGGAGTTGTTAGGTAGTTTAATTGGAGGAGGGGGAGGAGGGGGAAGAGGGATTAGTGGAATGGCTATGAATGCCATGCCATTGAGTTTTGGCGGAACTTTGAATTTTGGCAGCGGTGGTGGTGGTAATG